In Lotus japonicus ecotype B-129 chromosome 5, LjGifu_v1.2, one genomic interval encodes:
- the LOC130716560 gene encoding uncharacterized protein LOC130716560, with product MRKLCPNFDKVDGLDTVLEVPIPEDMWTSIGNNGANRWQNLRALMRAQISADNASHLSAASNHEFVALLKLVGSPLIPLHVQSDHTLTRPLKDPSIEASTAKYIVQQYIAATGGVGALDSLKSMYAVGQVRMFGSEMRPGDDSTHPIGRAEVGGFVLWQKNPDLWHFELVVSGFKVSAGSNGKVAWTQSSSQPCHANKGPPRPLRRFFQGLDPRCTANMFLDAVCVGEKTINKEDCFLLKIETAQDILQAQNTSNTEIIRHTVWGYFSQRTGLLVKFEDIKLVRMKPSKGDDSVFWETSIESVIEDYRYIDGIKIAHGGKTVAILYRYGKAHNQKRRIEETWRIEEVDFNICGLSTDCFLPPSEVKREQDGAEQVVVS from the exons ATGAGGAAACTGTGTCCGAATTTCGACAAGGTGGATGGATTGGACACGGTGCTGGAGGTGCCGATTCCGGAGGACATGTGGACCAGCATCGGTAACAACGGCGCTAACCGCTGGCAGAACCTCCGTGCTCTCATGAGAGCTCAGATTTCCGCCGATAACGCCTCTCATCTCTCCGCCGCATCTAACCATGAATTCGTCGCTTTGTTGAAGCTCGTTGGTTCACCGCTAATCCCTCTTCACGTTCAATCCGATCACACCTTAACTCGCCCCCTCAAAGATCCTTCCATT GAAGCTTCGACTGCAAAATATATAGTGCAGCAGTACATAGCTGCGACAGGGGGAGTGGGTGCATTGGATTCACTGAAAAGCATGTATGCAGTGGGACAAGTGAGGATGTTTGGGTCGGAGATGCGTCCAGGAGATGATAGCACTCACCCAATAGGGAGGGCTGAAGTGGGAGGTTTTGTGCTGTGGCAAAAGAACCCTGATTTGTGGCACTTTGAATTGGTTGTCTCTGGTTTCAAGGTTAGTGCAGGAAGCAATGGAAAAGTAGCCTGGACCCAATCTTCTTCTCAACCTTGTCATGCAAACAAAGGCCCTCCTAGGCctcttcgccgcttctttcag GGGCTGGACCCAAGGTGCACTGCTAACATGTTCCTAGACGCTGTGTGTGTTGGAGAGAAAACTATCAACAAAGAAGATTGTTTTCTCCTCAAGATAGAGACTGCACAAGACATCCTCCAAGCTCAAAACACGTCCAACACAGAAATCATAAGACACACTGTGTGGGGATACTTTAGCCAACGCACGGGATTACTAGTCAAATTTGAGGACATAAAATTGGTAAGAATGAAGCCTTCTAAGGGAGATGACTCTGTTTTCTGGGAAACAAGCATTGAGTCTGTCATTGAGGACTATAGGTACATCGATGGCATTAAGATAGCGCATGGTGGCAAGACGGTGGCCATTTTGTATCGGTACGGCAAGGCGCATAATCAAAAGCGGAGAATTGAGGAGACATGGAGGATTGAAGAGGTTGATTTTAACATTTGTGGGTTGTCCACGGATTGCTTCTTGCCTCCTTCTGAGGTCAAGAGGGAGCAGGATGGTGCAGAGCAAGTAGTAGTGTCATAG
- the LOC130720258 gene encoding 26S proteasome non-ATPase regulatory subunit 6 homolog has translation MEGEEGSQQAQLVLADKLFLLKQPDVQDIDKVRYKEDVFNYVKDNDMLPLYETLVADSVLDMDPTLLDSMRAKIDDELKKIDEKIADAEENLGESEVREAHLAKSLFFIRIGDKEKALEHLKLTETKTVAVGQKMDLVFHTLQLGFFDMDFDLISKSIDKAKSLFEEGGDWERKNRLKVYEGLYFMSTRNFKEAAKLFLDSISTFTTYELFPYDTFIFYTVLTSIISLDRVSLKQKVVDAPEILTVIGKIPHLPEFLNSLYDCQYKSFFSAFAGLTQQIKLDRYLHPHFRYYMREIRTVVYSQFLESYKSVTIEAMAKAFGVTVDFIDVELSRFIAAGKLHCKIDKFAGVLETNRPDAKNALYQTTIKQGDFLLNRIQKLSRVIDL, from the exons atggaaggagaagaaggttCTCAACAGGCACAGCTTGTGCTCGCCGACAAGCTCTTCCTTCTGAAACAACCCGATGTTCAAGACATCGACAAGGTTCGCTACAAAGAGGACGTTTTCAACTATGTCAAGGATAACG ATATGCTCCCTCTTTACGAAACCCTAGTTGCTGATTCCGTATTGGACATGGATCCTACCCTTTTGGATTCAATGCGAGCTAAAATTGACGATGAGCTCAAAAAGATCGACGAAAA GATTGCTGATGCTGAGGAAAACCTCGGTGAGAGTGAAGTTCGTGAGGCTCACTTGGCAAAATCATTGTTTTTCATCCGGATTGGGGACAAG GAAAAAGCTTTGGAACATCTTAAGTTAACTGAAACCAAGACAGTTGCTGTTGGACAGAAGATGGACCTGGTGTTTCATACATTACAGCTTGGTTTCTTTGATATGGATTTTGATCTCATTTCGAAAAGCATTGACAAAGCCAAAAG CTTGTTTGAAGAAGGTGGTGATTGGGAAAGGAAGAATCGACTGAAAGTGTATGAAGGCCTGTACTTCATGTCCACACGAAACTTTAAGGAGGCTGCCAAATTATTTTTGGATTCTATATCAACATTTACGACCTATGAACTCTTTCCCTATGACACCTTTATTTTCTACACAGTGTTGACTAGCATTATATCATTGGACAGAGTTTCCTTAAAGCAGAAG GTAGTAGATGCTCCTGAGATCTTGACAGTGATTGGCAAAATCCCACATCTTCCAGAGTTTTTGAACTCCTTATATGATTGTCAATACAAGTCTTTTTTCTCAGCATTTG CTGGCCTGACGCAGCAAATTAAGTTGGACCGCTACCTGCATCCGCACTTCCGATATTACATGAGGGAGATCAGAACTGTTGTTTATTCCCAGTTTTTGGAATCTTATAAGAGTGTGACAATTGAAGCAATGGCAAAAGCCTTTGGAGTTACAGTGGATTTCATTGATGT GGAGCTATCGCGTTTTATTGCAGCAGGGAAGCTTCATTGTAAGATTGACAAATTTGCAGGCGTTCTCGAAACTAATCGCCCGGATGCTAAGAATGCTCTTTACCAAACAACTATTAAGCAAGGGGACTTCTTATTGAACCGGATCCAGAAATTGTCACGTGTGATTGATCTCTAG
- the LOC130721477 gene encoding transcription repressor OFP7-like — protein sequence MAKSFKLKFKIPSFQLCCSKHHHPTVPSIHRLSPMNPKACDVGYPKNPPAPPPSTPEYQCIVSPKITAIAMFSNSPDIVHCEIESTFCKMGLKARVQKTKTAMASVLSRSATRSDSFVHKLNNYIEEEDSESLLSFSASFSDEFYHEPSDEMAHSPYKSQRKTEEKVVSKTEKQGKNSKSNIGKVQKLNFLHDSEMEEEKDEKKKGMVRRASSMAEGCDAVAEGMVMNESFAVVKRSNDPYEDFRRSMVEMIMEMEMTQAEDLERLLQCFLALNSRCYHGVIVKVFMEIWQQLFSETSCFQQKILE from the coding sequence ATGGCTAAAAGCTTTAAGCTCAAATTCAAGATCCCTTCATTTCAATTGTGTTGTTCAAAACACCATCATCCCACAGTTCCTTCCATACATCGTCTTTCTCCTATGAATCCCAAAGCATGTGATGTTGGGTACCCAAAAAACCCACCTGCTCCACCACCTTCAACACCTGAATACCAGTGCATAGTTTCACCAAAAATCACTGCTATAGCAATGTTTTCCAATTCTCCTGACATCGTTCACTGTGAAATTGAATCCACCTTTTGCAAAATGGGCCTCAAAGCCAGAgtccaaaaaacaaaaacagccATGGCAAGTGTTTTATCAAGGAGTGCAACAAGAAGTGATTCTTTTGTTCATAAACTCAACAATTatattgaagaagaagatagtGAGTCTCTACTTTCATTCTCCGCGAGTTTCAGTGACGAGTTTTACCATGAACCGAGTGATGAAATGGCCCATTCTCCTTACAAGAGCCAGAGGAAAACAGAGGAAAAGGTTGTCAGCAAAACAGAGAAACAGGGGAAGAATAGCAAAAGCAACATAGGGAAGGTTCAAAAACTGAATTTTCTTCATGATTCAGAGATGGAAGAGGAGAAAGATGAGAAGAAGAAAGGGATGGTGAGAAGGGCATCATCAATGGCAGAGGGGTGCGACGCGGTGGCGGAGGGAATGGTGATGAATGAGAGCTTTGCAGTGGTGAAAAGGTCGAATGATCCGTACGAGGATTTCAGGAGGTCAATGGTGGAGATGATAATGGAGATGGAGATGACACAAGCTGAGGATTTGGAGAGGCTTTTGCAGTGTTTTCTGGCTCTGAACTCACGGTGTTATCATGGAGTAATAGTGAAAGTTTTCATGGAGATTTGGCAACAACTGTTTTCTGAAACATCATGCTTCCAACAAAAAATCTTAGAATAA
- the LOC130717463 gene encoding protein FAR1-RELATED SEQUENCE 5-like, giving the protein MFETGNDSQKNSDVEVKVMKRITELSADDIRGMDFSSEEEACEFYSKYARIRGFSPRKDDVYKHDDGKIISRQVVCNRAGQRHQKHMHNSGRRKQPKPITRVGCLARIRFRCFSSRDKAQAEGMNLFGVRTRNIMEVMMGQKGGAESVGFTGKDLANHLDKQKRKRVKDGDAVAALSYLQGKLDSDPLFFFKYNKSEQGNLLNLLWCDGTSRMDYNVFGDVVAFDSTYKKNKHPKVAVTDGDLAMKEAIRVVWPNTTHRQCAWHIHQNALKNIRNLDFANEFKLFVYANLNPDKFGEKWDKLVEKYGIANNPWIDTMYETRASWASTFMQDKFFAGIRTTSLCEGINSFIKNYLHCKCSLLDFLFNFERAMKKYRHNELESDFKSSYGEPVMTTALSGIEYGAAKILTIHGLIRCMRQELLGQAPSCKTNFLPVLGRHPYVKVLTHS; this is encoded by the exons ATGTTTGAAACTGGAAATGACAGTCAAAAAAACTCTGATGTAGAAGTTAAAGTCATGAAAAGGATTACTGAATTGTCTGCAGACGACATTAGAGGGATGGATTTCTCTTCTGAGGAGGAAGCATGTGAATTCTATTCTAAATATGCTCGTATCCGTGGATTCTCTCCAAGAAAAGATGATGTATACAAGCATGATGATGGCAAGATTATCTCACGACAGGTGGTGTGCAATAGGGCTGGACAAAGGCATCAGAAGCATATGCATAATAGTGGCAGAAGAAAACAACCTAAGCCTATTACTAGAGTGGGTTGCCTTGCTAGAATTCGATTTCGTTGTTTTTCTAGCA GGgacaaagctcaagcagaaggtaTGAACCTATTTGGTGTGAGGACCCGCAATATTATGGAGGTGATGATGGGCCAAAAAGGTGGGGCTGAGTCGGTAGGCTTTACCGGCAAGGACTTGGCCAACCACCTAGACaagcaaaaaaggaaaagagTCAAAGATGGTGATGCAGTTGCGGCGCTGTCCTATTTACAAGGAAAACTTGACAGTGACCCACTATTTTTCTTCAAGTACAACAAATCGGAACAAGGTAATCTCCTTAACTTGCTATGGTGTGATGGAACCAGTAGAATGGATTATAACGTGTTTGGAGATGTGGTTGCCTTTGATAGCACATACAAGAAGAACAA GCATCCTAAGGTGGCGGTTACAGATGGAGATCTAGCAATGAAGGAAGCTATTAGAGTTGTGTGGCCGAATACCACGCATCGTCAATGTGCATGGCACATTCACCAGAATGCtttgaaaaatattagaaaTCTTGACTTTGCAAATGAATTCAAGTTATTTGTGTACGCTAACTTAAACCCTGACAAGTTTGGAGAGAAGTGGGATAAACTGGTTGAGAAATATGGTATAGCCAACAATCCATGGATTGATACGATGTATGAGACAAGAGCTTCTTGGGCAAGCACCTTCATGCAAGACAAATTTTTTGCCGGTATTAGGACGACATCCTTATGTGAAGGTATTAACTCATTCATAAAGAATTATCTGCATTGCAAGTGTTCCTTGTtggattttcttttcaattttgagCGGGCTATGAAGAAATACAGGCACAATGAGTTGGAATCTGATTTTAAGTCTTCTTATGGTGAGCCTGTTATGACAACAGCACTTAGTGGCATTGAGTATGGAGCTGCCAAAATATTAACAATCCATGGATTGATACGATGTATGAGACAAGAGCTTCTTGGGCAAGCACCTTCATGCAAGACAAATTTTTTGCCGGTATTAGGACGACATCCTTATGTGAAGGTATTAACTCATTCATAA
- the LOC130717460 gene encoding pectinesterase inhibitor 1-like, translated as MFKVFSSLVLGFLLFVASSHAANKVVGVGELCKQTKNPSFCLGLLNSNPGGKDLVSLGQYTIDVVRANATNTITLLKSLVAKSGRDPKANAHYKKCLEHFESDEGVLGDIQDTQEALKSGDYLGVNVHASALLDEVDDCISGESPGESPFPDRSLLPKYGGVMQQITSIILVISKYLAA; from the coding sequence ATGTTTAAGGTTTTCTCATCCCTCGTGCTAGGGTTTCTTCTATTTGTTGCATCTTCGCATGCTGCCAACAAAGTAGTGGGTGTGGGTGAGCTTTGCAAGCAAACAAAAAACCCTTCATTTTGTTTAGGCCTTCTAAACTCAAACCCAGGTGGGAAAGACCTTGTTAGCCTTGGTCAATACACTATTGATGTGGTTCGTGCCAACGCGACCAACACAATCACTCTACTCAAATCTTTGGTTGCAAAAAGCGGTCGTGATCCAAAGGCAAACGCCCATTACAAGAAGTGCTTAGAACATTTTGAGTCCGATGAGGGCGTTCTTGGTGATATTCAAGACACTCAAGAGGCTTTGAAGAGTGGAGATTATCTTGGTGTGAATGTGCATGCAAGTGCTCTCTTAGATGAAGTTGATGATTGCATTTCAGGGGAGTCTCCGGGTGAATCCCCTTTTCCTGATCGCTCGTTACTTCCTAAATATGGTGGTGTTATGCAGCAAATTACAAGCATTATCCTTGTCATATCAAAATATTTGGCAGCTTGA